One genomic region from Doryrhamphus excisus isolate RoL2022-K1 chromosome 14, RoL_Dexc_1.0, whole genome shotgun sequence encodes:
- the LOC131102102 gene encoding CCR4-NOT transcription complex subunit 3-like isoform X2, with translation MADKRKLQGEIDRCLKKVAEGVEQFEDIWQKLHNAANANQKEKYEADLKKEIKKLQRLRDQIKTWVASNEIKDKRQLVENRKLIETQMERFKIVERETKTKAYSKEGLGLAQKVDPAQREKEEVGTWLTNTIDTLNMQVDQFESEVESLSVQTRKKKGDKEKQDRIEELKKFIEKHRHHIRMLETILRMLDNDSVPVDAIRKIKDDVEYYLDSSQDPDFEENEFLYDDLDLEDIPPSLVATSPPGHSQLEDEIFQNSSSTPTSTTSSSPIPPSPATCTTENSEDDKKRGRSTDSEVSQSPVKNGNPSLSSCSSSSSSSSSSSVSGLTSSLLVSMATIASGGSMTAGSYSNATQQQSQVAHQQAKTPISSSPLAPAANPGSSINSYPAPSASSPPNSNTMGFFMSNSQPPPPSRPTPPSNSLGLGLSLSLTKGTVSGSTSPMSTGLGLSGMPASLSTMASLLSNSTPAPYAQAAASGAVGSSLLGSLSGISALSSSSVGGSVGAGSITVGGPTSSTSSLLGSASGSGILGLVSSQSGVQGSSLVAQSSAGLTPVGNVGVIGSNGGSSGPVGSAGLSIRPPSQQKQNGTSSYSSVVADSTTDSSPNSTSQSQSCQTLSLTSTTNQLKDTGPSLLGSLTLSSSSLSPASYSEAKMVNSVGGLLNGPLSYSSDSIKPQEPLSSLKSMAERAAISSGMDGDMPPLHLPTDIFPSTTASSGPPSASQSSLSEVSIPPSLGVCPLGPAPLSKEQLYQQAMEESVWTHMPHPSDSERIRQYLMRNPCPTLPFHHQMPPPHSDTVEFYQRLSTETLFFIFYYLEGTKAQYLAAKALKKQSWRFHTKYMMWFQRHEEPKTITDEFEQGTYIYFDYEKWGQRKKEGFTFEYRYLEDRDLQ, from the exons ATGGCTGATAAAAGGAAACTACAAG GTGAAATAGATCGATGTCTGAAGAAAGTAGCGGAAGGAGTGGAACAGTTTGAAGACATTTGGCAAAAG CTTCACAATGCAGCCAACGCCAATCAGAAGGAGAAGTATGAAGCCGACCTCAAGAAGGAGATTAAAAAGCTGCAG CGTCTTCGAGATCAGATCAAGACGTGGGTGGCGTCCAATGAGATCAAAGACAAACGGCAGCTGGTGGAGAACCGTAAACTCATAGAAACT CAAATGGAGCGTTTCAAGATTGTGGAAAGAGAGACCAAGACCAAAGCGTACTCCAAAGAGGGTCTTGGTCTGGCCCAGAAGGTGGACCCGGCGCAGAGGGAGAAGGAGGAGGTCGGCACGTGGTTAACG AACACGATAGACACGCTGAACATGCAGGTGGACCAGTTTGAGAGCGAGGTGGAGTCACTCTCCGTCCAGACGAGAAAGAAGAAAGGAGACAAGGAG AAGCAGGACCGGATCGAGGAGTTGAAGAAGTTCATCGAGAAGCATCGGCACCACATCCGGATGCTGGAGACCATACTGAGGATGCTGGACAACGACTCTGTGCCGGTGGACGCCATCAGGAAGATCAAG GACGACGTGGAGTACTACCTGGACTCGTCACAGGATCCAGACTTTGAGGAGAACGAATTTCTGTATGACGACCTTGACCTGGAGGATATCC CACCGTCACTGGTCGCCACATCCCCGCCGGGACACTCGCAATTGGAGGATGAGATTTTTCAGAACTCCAGCAGCACGCCCACCTCCACCACCTCGTCCTCACCTATTCCTCCCTCGCCCGCCACTTGCACAACG GAGAACTCGGAAGACGACAAAAAGCGAGGACGCTCAACTGACAGTGAAGTTAGTCAG TCCCCCGTGAAAAACGGCAACCCCTCTTTGTCGTCATGCTCTTCATCCTCatcgtcgtcctcctcctcatctgtCTCGGGACTGACCTCGTCCTTGTtggtctccatggcgaccattgccAGTGGAGGCAGCATGACAGCCGGCAGCTATAGTAACGCCACCCAGCAGCAGTCGCAGGTGGCGCATCAACAGGCCAAAACCCCCATTAGCTCCTCCCCATTGGCGCCCGCCGCCAATCCTGGCAGCTCAATCAACAGCTACCCCGCCCCTTCCGCCTCGTCTCCTCCCAACAGCAACACAATGGGGTTCTTCATGTCCAACTCGCAGCCTCCGCCACCCTCGCGGCCCACTCCCCCTTCCAATAGCCTCGGACTGGGCCTGAGTCTGTCCTTGACGAAAGGCACCGTCTCCGGTTCCACCAGCCCCATGTCCACGGGCCTCGGCCTGTCGGGGATGCCGGCGTCCCTGAGCACCATGGCAAGCCTTCTGTCCAACTCCACCCCGGCACCTTACGCTCAGGCAGCCGCATCGGGCGCCGTGGGCTCCAGCCTGCTGGGCTCGCTAAGTGGCATCAGCGCGCTAAGCAGCAGCAGCGTGGGGGGTTCTGTTGGTGCCGGAAGCATCACAGTCGGTGGGCCGACATCCTCCACAAGTAGTCTGCTGGGTTCGGCGTCGGGCTCAGGGATTCTGGGTTTGGTTTCCAGCCAGTCTGGGGTTCAGGGGTCCTCATTGGTGGCACAGAGCTCGGCAGGTTTAACACCAGTGGGCAACGTGGGTGTCATCGGGAGCAACGGGGGCAGCTCAGGACCTGTTGGCAGCGCCGGACTTTCTATCAGACCCCCCAGCCAACAGAAGCAGAACGGAACCAGCA GCTACAGCTCTGTGGTAGCAGACAGCACGACAGACTCCTCCCCCAACagcaccagccaatcacaaagctgCCAAACTTTGTCTTTGACCTCAACAACCAACCAGCT TAAGGACACTGGTCCCAGTTTACTGGGCTCCTTGACCTTGTCGTCCAGCTCGCTGTCTCCAGCATCCTACAGCGAGGCCAAGATGGTGAACAGCGTTGGCGGTCTGCTCAACGGACCACTGTCCTACTCATCAGACAGCATCAAG CCCCAGGAGCCCCTCAGCAGCCTGAAGTCCATGGCCGAGCGAGCAGCAATCAGCTCAGGGATGGACGGAGACATGCCTCCTCTGCACCTCCCCAcgg ATATCTTCCCCAGCACAACGGCCTCGTCGGGCCCTCCCTCAGCCTCGCAGTCCTCCCTGTCCGAGGTCAGCATCCCCCCCTCGCTGGGCGTGTGCCCTCTGGGGCCGGCGCCCCTGTCCAAAGAGCAGCTGTACCAACAAGCCATGGAGGAGTCGGTGTGGACGCACATGCCCCACCCGTCTGACTCCGAGAGGATCAG GCAGTACCTCATGAGGAACCCCTGCCCCACCCTGCCTTTCCACCACCAGATGCCACCGCCTCATTCGGACACCGTGGAGTTCTACCAGCGGCTTTCCACGGAAACCCTTTTCTTTATCTTTTACTACCTGGAG GGCACCAAGGCTCAGTACCTGGCGGCCAAAGCCCTGAAGAAGCAGTCATGGAGGTTCCACACCAAGTACATGATGTGGTTCCAGAGGCACGAGGAGCCCAAAACCATAACGGACGAGTTTGAGCAG GGAACCTACATCTACTTCGACTACGAGAAGTGGGGCCAGCGCAAGAAGGAAGGCTTTACCTTTGAGTACCGCTACCTGGAGGACCGTGACCTCCAGTGA
- the LOC131102102 gene encoding CCR4-NOT transcription complex subunit 3-like isoform X1 translates to MSKTNDYVTSFYFTNKTEPPVSTVRWGRGPQCRPLLFEKSDVCFYIFYTFRSLIMFFVKLYDYTLCRAVLESTTVVRRKSESEIDRCLKKVAEGVEQFEDIWQKLHNAANANQKEKYEADLKKEIKKLQRLRDQIKTWVASNEIKDKRQLVENRKLIETQMERFKIVERETKTKAYSKEGLGLAQKVDPAQREKEEVGTWLTNTIDTLNMQVDQFESEVESLSVQTRKKKGDKEKQDRIEELKKFIEKHRHHIRMLETILRMLDNDSVPVDAIRKIKDDVEYYLDSSQDPDFEENEFLYDDLDLEDIPPSLVATSPPGHSQLEDEIFQNSSSTPTSTTSSSPIPPSPATCTTENSEDDKKRGRSTDSEVSQSPVKNGNPSLSSCSSSSSSSSSSSVSGLTSSLLVSMATIASGGSMTAGSYSNATQQQSQVAHQQAKTPISSSPLAPAANPGSSINSYPAPSASSPPNSNTMGFFMSNSQPPPPSRPTPPSNSLGLGLSLSLTKGTVSGSTSPMSTGLGLSGMPASLSTMASLLSNSTPAPYAQAAASGAVGSSLLGSLSGISALSSSSVGGSVGAGSITVGGPTSSTSSLLGSASGSGILGLVSSQSGVQGSSLVAQSSAGLTPVGNVGVIGSNGGSSGPVGSAGLSIRPPSQQKQNGTSSYSSVVADSTTDSSPNSTSQSQSCQTLSLTSTTNQLKDTGPSLLGSLTLSSSSLSPASYSEAKMVNSVGGLLNGPLSYSSDSIKPQEPLSSLKSMAERAAISSGMDGDMPPLHLPTDIFPSTTASSGPPSASQSSLSEVSIPPSLGVCPLGPAPLSKEQLYQQAMEESVWTHMPHPSDSERIRQYLMRNPCPTLPFHHQMPPPHSDTVEFYQRLSTETLFFIFYYLEGTKAQYLAAKALKKQSWRFHTKYMMWFQRHEEPKTITDEFEQGTYIYFDYEKWGQRKKEGFTFEYRYLEDRDLQ, encoded by the exons ATGTCTAAAACTAACGATTATGTCACttctttttatttcacaaacaaGACGGAGCCGCCTGTTAGTACCGTGAGATGGGGGAGGGGCCCACAGTGCCGACCACTGCTCTTTGAGAAGAGTGATGTgtgcttttacattttttacacgtTTAGGTCTTTGATCATGTTTTTCGTCAAGCTTTATGATTATACACTTTGTCGGGCAGTCCTTGAAAGCACCACAGTTGTGAGACGCAAAAGCGAAA GTGAAATAGATCGATGTCTGAAGAAAGTAGCGGAAGGAGTGGAACAGTTTGAAGACATTTGGCAAAAG CTTCACAATGCAGCCAACGCCAATCAGAAGGAGAAGTATGAAGCCGACCTCAAGAAGGAGATTAAAAAGCTGCAG CGTCTTCGAGATCAGATCAAGACGTGGGTGGCGTCCAATGAGATCAAAGACAAACGGCAGCTGGTGGAGAACCGTAAACTCATAGAAACT CAAATGGAGCGTTTCAAGATTGTGGAAAGAGAGACCAAGACCAAAGCGTACTCCAAAGAGGGTCTTGGTCTGGCCCAGAAGGTGGACCCGGCGCAGAGGGAGAAGGAGGAGGTCGGCACGTGGTTAACG AACACGATAGACACGCTGAACATGCAGGTGGACCAGTTTGAGAGCGAGGTGGAGTCACTCTCCGTCCAGACGAGAAAGAAGAAAGGAGACAAGGAG AAGCAGGACCGGATCGAGGAGTTGAAGAAGTTCATCGAGAAGCATCGGCACCACATCCGGATGCTGGAGACCATACTGAGGATGCTGGACAACGACTCTGTGCCGGTGGACGCCATCAGGAAGATCAAG GACGACGTGGAGTACTACCTGGACTCGTCACAGGATCCAGACTTTGAGGAGAACGAATTTCTGTATGACGACCTTGACCTGGAGGATATCC CACCGTCACTGGTCGCCACATCCCCGCCGGGACACTCGCAATTGGAGGATGAGATTTTTCAGAACTCCAGCAGCACGCCCACCTCCACCACCTCGTCCTCACCTATTCCTCCCTCGCCCGCCACTTGCACAACG GAGAACTCGGAAGACGACAAAAAGCGAGGACGCTCAACTGACAGTGAAGTTAGTCAG TCCCCCGTGAAAAACGGCAACCCCTCTTTGTCGTCATGCTCTTCATCCTCatcgtcgtcctcctcctcatctgtCTCGGGACTGACCTCGTCCTTGTtggtctccatggcgaccattgccAGTGGAGGCAGCATGACAGCCGGCAGCTATAGTAACGCCACCCAGCAGCAGTCGCAGGTGGCGCATCAACAGGCCAAAACCCCCATTAGCTCCTCCCCATTGGCGCCCGCCGCCAATCCTGGCAGCTCAATCAACAGCTACCCCGCCCCTTCCGCCTCGTCTCCTCCCAACAGCAACACAATGGGGTTCTTCATGTCCAACTCGCAGCCTCCGCCACCCTCGCGGCCCACTCCCCCTTCCAATAGCCTCGGACTGGGCCTGAGTCTGTCCTTGACGAAAGGCACCGTCTCCGGTTCCACCAGCCCCATGTCCACGGGCCTCGGCCTGTCGGGGATGCCGGCGTCCCTGAGCACCATGGCAAGCCTTCTGTCCAACTCCACCCCGGCACCTTACGCTCAGGCAGCCGCATCGGGCGCCGTGGGCTCCAGCCTGCTGGGCTCGCTAAGTGGCATCAGCGCGCTAAGCAGCAGCAGCGTGGGGGGTTCTGTTGGTGCCGGAAGCATCACAGTCGGTGGGCCGACATCCTCCACAAGTAGTCTGCTGGGTTCGGCGTCGGGCTCAGGGATTCTGGGTTTGGTTTCCAGCCAGTCTGGGGTTCAGGGGTCCTCATTGGTGGCACAGAGCTCGGCAGGTTTAACACCAGTGGGCAACGTGGGTGTCATCGGGAGCAACGGGGGCAGCTCAGGACCTGTTGGCAGCGCCGGACTTTCTATCAGACCCCCCAGCCAACAGAAGCAGAACGGAACCAGCA GCTACAGCTCTGTGGTAGCAGACAGCACGACAGACTCCTCCCCCAACagcaccagccaatcacaaagctgCCAAACTTTGTCTTTGACCTCAACAACCAACCAGCT TAAGGACACTGGTCCCAGTTTACTGGGCTCCTTGACCTTGTCGTCCAGCTCGCTGTCTCCAGCATCCTACAGCGAGGCCAAGATGGTGAACAGCGTTGGCGGTCTGCTCAACGGACCACTGTCCTACTCATCAGACAGCATCAAG CCCCAGGAGCCCCTCAGCAGCCTGAAGTCCATGGCCGAGCGAGCAGCAATCAGCTCAGGGATGGACGGAGACATGCCTCCTCTGCACCTCCCCAcgg ATATCTTCCCCAGCACAACGGCCTCGTCGGGCCCTCCCTCAGCCTCGCAGTCCTCCCTGTCCGAGGTCAGCATCCCCCCCTCGCTGGGCGTGTGCCCTCTGGGGCCGGCGCCCCTGTCCAAAGAGCAGCTGTACCAACAAGCCATGGAGGAGTCGGTGTGGACGCACATGCCCCACCCGTCTGACTCCGAGAGGATCAG GCAGTACCTCATGAGGAACCCCTGCCCCACCCTGCCTTTCCACCACCAGATGCCACCGCCTCATTCGGACACCGTGGAGTTCTACCAGCGGCTTTCCACGGAAACCCTTTTCTTTATCTTTTACTACCTGGAG GGCACCAAGGCTCAGTACCTGGCGGCCAAAGCCCTGAAGAAGCAGTCATGGAGGTTCCACACCAAGTACATGATGTGGTTCCAGAGGCACGAGGAGCCCAAAACCATAACGGACGAGTTTGAGCAG GGAACCTACATCTACTTCGACTACGAGAAGTGGGGCCAGCGCAAGAAGGAAGGCTTTACCTTTGAGTACCGCTACCTGGAGGACCGTGACCTCCAGTGA